A window of Deinococcota bacterium contains these coding sequences:
- a CDS encoding amidase family protein, producing GNSEGVRAALARTASRLEALGATVGEATLPHARYGVASYYLVAPAEASSNLARYDGSLYGSLYGSREGEGALGQVASAMRTRAHNFGPEVRRRVLMGSYALSAGYYQAYYGKALKVRRLIAGDFERAFERFDLLLTPTAPTPAYPLGERVADPLAMYLGDVNTVLANLAGLPAVSLPAGAAEDGLPCGVHFMAPALEDARLLRLSAALERAAAGTFAPLAPLWARLEHVQQTEISKVAEV from the coding sequence GGGCAACAGCGAGGGGGTGCGGGCGGCCTTGGCGCGCACCGCGAGTCGGCTCGAGGCCCTGGGCGCGACGGTCGGCGAGGCCACCCTGCCGCACGCGCGCTACGGCGTCGCCAGCTATTACCTGGTGGCGCCCGCCGAGGCCAGCAGCAACCTGGCGCGCTACGACGGCAGCCTCTACGGCAGCCTCTACGGCAGCCGCGAGGGCGAGGGCGCGCTCGGCCAGGTCGCCAGCGCGATGCGCACGCGCGCTCACAACTTTGGACCCGAGGTGCGCCGCCGCGTCTTGATGGGCTCCTACGCCCTCTCGGCCGGCTACTACCAGGCCTACTACGGCAAGGCGCTCAAGGTGCGCCGCCTCATCGCGGGCGACTTTGAGCGGGCCTTCGAGCGCTTCGACCTGCTCCTGACGCCGACCGCGCCCACCCCGGCCTATCCCCTCGGCGAGCGCGTGGCCGACCCGCTCGCCATGTACTTAGGTGACGTCAACACCGTGCTCGCCAACCTGGCGGGTCTGCCCGCCGTCAGCCTGCCCGCGGGTGCCGCCGAGGACGGCCTGCCCTGCGGCGTTCACTTCATGGCTCCGGCGCTTGAGGACGCGCGCCTGTTGAGGTTGAGCGCGGCGCTCGAGAGGGCGGCCGCGGGCACCTTCGCGCCGCTCGCACCCCTCTGGGCCCGGCTCGAGCACGTCCAGCAAACCGAAATCAGCAAGGTTGCTGAAGTTTGA